A single region of the Lactobacillus isalae genome encodes:
- the nrdI gene encoding class Ib ribonucleoside-diphosphate reductase assembly flavoprotein NrdI: MVKIAFYTITGQTQRFINKTGLDAHRIEDAHPQYQMNDKYILILPSYQDFMMDSVVDFLTYKDNKENLLGLIGCGNRNFNDLFAQTAKKISVTLHVPILYLLELSGNSTDVKNVRQIVKEARKKERGMQKDLPIKNPSLSNISFLSDFRQKNE; this comes from the coding sequence ATGGTAAAAATAGCTTTTTATACAATTACAGGACAAACGCAACGATTCATAAATAAAACGGGCCTTGATGCACATCGGATTGAGGATGCTCATCCTCAATATCAAATGAACGACAAATATATTTTGATTTTGCCGTCATATCAGGATTTTATGATGGATTCCGTTGTTGATTTTTTAACATATAAAGATAATAAAGAGAACCTTTTAGGATTAATTGGCTGCGGTAATCGTAACTTTAATGATCTCTTTGCTCAGACTGCAAAAAAGATCTCAGTTACATTACACGTGCCTATTCTTTATTTACTTGAACTTAGTGGCAATTCGACAGATGTCAAAAACGTTCGTCAAATTGTTAAAGAAGCCCGTAAAAAAGAACGAGGCATGCAAAAGGATTTGCCAATTAAAAATCCATCTCTTAGCAATATTAGTTTCTTAAGTGACTTCAGGCAGAAAAATGAATAA
- a CDS encoding ABC-F family ATP-binding cassette domain-containing protein, protein MSLLTVKNLSQTFIDKTLYEDANFVLNKEDHMGVTGQNGVGKSTLIKILTGEITQDEGEVKWQNKLHVGYLDQYAKLEAGMGIKEFLQTAFSDLFAKEKELNNLYVKYGENGDESLLEKAGKIQTLLEEKEFYDIDTKIDRVATGLGLADLGYDRDVSKLSGGQRSKLILAKLLLQNPDVLVLDEPTNYLDVNHIDWLADYLNDFEGAFIVVSHDYDFLGQITNCIIDIDFGTITRYTGDLKHALRQKEADRESYLKAYANQQRKIKKTEAYIRKNKAGSRSKSAKSREKQLAKMDILTPPQNNKKAHVIFPYVDTASNLLLQTQDLVIGYDQALVKSAFNFSVGNGEKVAVTGFNGIGKTTLLKTLLGKLKPIYGSFELSSTAKLGYFQQDLVWPNKNMTPLQYLQEEFPRLRPRELRQALARMGLTAQQAMSPLKELSGGEQEKVKLAKMQFEPSNLLFLDEPTNHLDIATKDSLRKAIVEFKGGVIIVSHERDFFRGNWVDKTIDIEKMNNE, encoded by the coding sequence ATGAGTTTACTAACAGTTAAAAATTTAAGCCAAACATTTATTGATAAAACTTTATATGAAGATGCAAATTTTGTTTTAAATAAAGAAGACCATATGGGGGTAACTGGTCAAAACGGAGTTGGAAAATCAACTTTAATTAAGATTTTAACTGGTGAAATTACCCAAGATGAAGGTGAAGTTAAATGGCAGAATAAACTTCACGTTGGTTATTTAGATCAATATGCCAAGCTTGAAGCAGGCATGGGAATTAAAGAGTTTTTACAGACGGCATTCAGTGATCTTTTTGCAAAAGAAAAAGAATTAAATAATCTTTATGTGAAATATGGCGAAAATGGGGATGAATCTCTCCTAGAAAAAGCTGGTAAGATTCAAACTTTACTAGAAGAAAAAGAATTTTACGATATTGATACTAAGATTGACCGAGTAGCGACAGGTTTAGGATTAGCTGATCTAGGTTATGATCGGGATGTATCAAAACTGTCTGGTGGACAACGGTCTAAATTGATTTTGGCTAAGCTGCTTTTACAAAATCCAGATGTTTTAGTCTTAGATGAACCAACTAACTATTTGGATGTTAACCATATTGATTGGTTGGCTGATTATTTGAATGATTTTGAGGGAGCTTTTATTGTAGTTTCTCACGACTATGATTTCCTAGGCCAAATTACAAACTGTATTATTGATATAGATTTTGGAACGATTACCCGTTATACAGGTGATTTAAAGCACGCTTTGCGTCAAAAGGAAGCTGATCGTGAAAGTTACTTAAAGGCATATGCGAACCAGCAAAGAAAAATAAAAAAAACTGAGGCATACATTAGAAAGAATAAGGCTGGATCGAGATCTAAGAGTGCCAAATCCCGTGAAAAACAACTTGCAAAGATGGATATTTTGACTCCACCACAAAATAATAAGAAAGCGCATGTCATCTTTCCATATGTTGATACAGCTTCAAATCTACTTCTACAAACTCAAGATTTAGTAATTGGTTATGATCAAGCTTTAGTCAAATCTGCCTTTAACTTTTCTGTTGGGAATGGTGAAAAAGTAGCAGTAACTGGATTTAACGGAATTGGAAAAACTACGCTTCTAAAAACCTTGTTAGGAAAATTGAAGCCAATTTATGGTAGTTTTGAATTATCTTCAACTGCTAAGCTTGGCTACTTCCAGCAGGATTTGGTTTGGCCAAATAAAAATATGACGCCTTTACAGTATTTACAAGAAGAATTTCCACGCCTACGTCCTAGAGAGTTGCGTCAGGCTTTAGCTCGAATGGGGTTAACTGCTCAGCAAGCAATGAGCCCTTTAAAGGAACTCTCTGGTGGAGAACAGGAAAAAGTGAAGTTAGCTAAGATGCAATTTGAGCCATCAAATTTACTATTTTTAGACGAGCCTACTAACCACTTGGATATCGCAACAAAAGATTCTTTACGTAAAGCAATTGTTGAATTTAAAGGTGGAGTAATTATTGTAAGCCACGAGCGAGATTTCTTTAGAGGAAATTGGGTTGATAAAACGATCGATATTGAAAAGATGAATAATGAATAG
- a CDS encoding type II toxin-antitoxin system PemK/MazF family toxin produces the protein MPKIKFKQGDIVWADFSPSVGQEMKGKHPAVVVSSNAYNEKTNYLMVCPITSHGNHFPTYLDLLGYRIHGRVNAAQIQTFSRMRLLDEKPADHLRPEDMLKVMELLSFALQFD, from the coding sequence ATGCCGAAGATTAAATTTAAACAAGGAGATATTGTGTGGGCAGATTTTTCACCTTCAGTTGGACAAGAAATGAAGGGGAAACATCCCGCTGTAGTAGTATCTTCTAATGCATATAATGAAAAAACAAATTACTTAATGGTTTGTCCCATTACTTCACATGGTAATCATTTTCCTACTTATTTAGATTTGTTAGGATATCGGATTCATGGCCGAGTAAATGCAGCGCAAATTCAAACTTTTTCTAGGATGCGTTTGCTAGATGAAAAACCTGCCGATCACCTTAGACCGGAAGATATGCTTAAGGTAATGGAATTACTTAGTTTTGCTTTGCAGTTTGATTGA
- a CDS encoding C40 family peptidase: MTIKSKVIKLTTAASFAVAGIATLSAAKLNSLSFNNTAQASTIQAPAKEIGVVKVNSKTGESVAVWNSYEDSKQQTGKYLPHESSWKTYKKVKTVKGETWYNLGGDQWISADDVEEEAPIAVTADLSAVKAAVSQVPAANVANNNVAADAQTAVANVNNAQQATAPVAQANTQAATTNNASVATAPVQTNTAANVQQASASVQAPVAQSANNTASTNTQVAPAQTNYVQTNTAVKTQQVSTASTQQAASRPATTYSAPAQNNTAAKPAQQQTQQASSQAATTQTAKPQASTQSNSSTAQTVVSAAQSQIGKPYVWGATGPNAYDCSGLVQYAYSQAGKNVGRTTYQQAGAGQHISVSQAQAGDILMWGDYHDAIYVGNNQYVHAPQPGQNVTQATISSYFMPDYAIRVN, encoded by the coding sequence TTGACTATCAAATCTAAAGTAATCAAACTTACTACTGCTGCTTCATTCGCTGTTGCAGGTATCGCAACTTTAAGTGCAGCTAAGTTAAACTCATTATCATTTAACAACACTGCACAAGCTTCAACTATCCAAGCTCCTGCAAAAGAAATTGGTGTTGTAAAGGTAAATTCTAAGACCGGTGAAAGTGTTGCCGTTTGGAACAGCTACGAAGACAGTAAGCAACAAACTGGTAAGTACTTACCACACGAATCAAGCTGGAAGACATACAAGAAAGTTAAGACTGTCAAGGGTGAAACTTGGTACAACTTAGGTGGAGATCAATGGATCTCAGCTGATGATGTCGAAGAAGAAGCTCCTATTGCAGTTACTGCTGATTTATCTGCTGTTAAGGCTGCTGTAAGCCAAGTTCCTGCAGCTAACGTTGCAAACAACAACGTTGCTGCTGATGCACAAACTGCTGTAGCTAACGTTAACAACGCACAACAAGCTACTGCTCCAGTAGCACAAGCTAACACTCAAGCAGCAACTACTAACAATGCATCTGTTGCAACTGCACCTGTACAAACTAATACTGCTGCAAACGTACAACAAGCTTCAGCATCTGTACAAGCTCCAGTAGCACAAAGTGCAAACAACACTGCTTCAACTAACACTCAAGTAGCTCCAGCACAAACTAACTACGTACAAACTAATACTGCAGTTAAGACTCAACAAGTATCAACTGCTTCAACTCAACAAGCAGCTAGCCGTCCAGCTACTACTTACAGTGCACCTGCACAAAACAACACTGCTGCTAAGCCAGCACAACAACAAACTCAACAAGCTTCAAGCCAAGCAGCAACTACTCAAACTGCTAAGCCACAAGCTTCAACTCAATCAAACAGCAGCACTGCTCAAACTGTAGTTAGCGCAGCACAATCACAAATTGGTAAGCCTTACGTATGGGGTGCAACTGGTCCTAACGCATACGATTGCTCTGGTTTAGTTCAATACGCATACAGCCAAGCTGGTAAGAACGTTGGACGTACTACTTACCAACAAGCTGGTGCAGGTCAACACATTTCAGTTAGCCAAGCACAAGCTGGTGACATCTTAATGTGGGGTGACTACCACGATGCTATTTACGTAGGTAACAACCAATACGTACACGCACCACAACCAGGTCAAAATGTAACTCAAGCTACTATCTCAAGTTACTTCATGCCAGATTACGCAATCCGCGTAAACTAA
- a CDS encoding LCP family glycopolymer transferase, which produces MRPDAPNKPSKKLKRNNVFAANKKDIKDGNSFARLVGLLTILLVCGSVAYFAHAYFSAMSSVQQAYRGTGKTSQLISQKKPISILILGVDQGIEGRHDRGNSDTMILSTMNPQKKEATMTSIPRDLLADIKGDGSGEGKYYMFRVNSAYQVGGSKGATRTVSALLNTPVNYYMEVNMKALESMVEALGGVDVNVPFTFTYHTHFKKGKQHLNGKEALDYVRMRKEDPRGDYGRQMRQRQVINDIVRKGMSVNSITNYRKILKVFAKYVKTNLTFDDMLSIAMNYRGCTQDIKSGYIHGHNVWIGAAAMQVAPTKELQRVSDLVRSSLGLEKEKLRNQETRQNSLQQGLDWDDPEDFRNYVIYDKNSDTIPWDGN; this is translated from the coding sequence ATGAGACCGGATGCACCTAATAAACCAAGTAAAAAACTGAAAAGAAATAACGTTTTTGCGGCGAATAAAAAAGACATTAAAGATGGAAATAGCTTTGCTCGTTTGGTAGGTCTCCTAACAATTTTGCTTGTATGCGGAAGCGTAGCTTATTTTGCTCATGCATATTTCTCTGCTATGAGTTCAGTACAGCAAGCTTATCGTGGAACTGGAAAAACTTCGCAGTTAATATCTCAGAAAAAGCCAATTTCGATTCTAATTCTTGGGGTTGATCAAGGAATTGAAGGTAGGCATGATCGTGGAAATTCCGATACGATGATTTTGTCGACAATGAATCCGCAAAAAAAAGAAGCAACAATGACATCAATTCCCCGTGACCTGTTAGCCGATATTAAGGGAGACGGAAGCGGAGAAGGAAAATATTATATGTTCCGGGTGAATTCAGCTTATCAAGTTGGTGGCAGTAAAGGAGCTACAAGAACAGTTAGTGCGCTTTTAAATACGCCGGTTAACTATTACATGGAAGTTAACATGAAGGCCTTAGAGAGCATGGTAGAAGCTCTAGGAGGGGTAGATGTGAATGTCCCATTTACATTTACTTACCACACCCATTTTAAGAAAGGAAAACAACATTTAAATGGTAAAGAAGCTTTAGACTATGTCCGGATGCGTAAGGAAGATCCACGAGGAGATTATGGCCGCCAGATGCGTCAAAGACAGGTAATTAACGATATTGTGCGTAAAGGAATGTCGGTTAATTCCATTACTAATTACCGTAAAATCCTCAAAGTCTTTGCCAAATATGTTAAAACTAACCTAACTTTTGATGATATGCTCTCAATTGCAATGAATTATCGGGGATGTACGCAAGACATTAAGAGTGGCTATATTCATGGACATAATGTCTGGATTGGAGCAGCTGCCATGCAGGTAGCCCCTACTAAGGAATTACAGCGAGTGTCAGACTTGGTTCGCTCTAGCTTAGGGTTAGAGAAAGAAAAACTGCGTAACCAAGAAACTAGACAGAACAGTTTGCAACAGGGATTAGACTGGGATGATCCTGAAGATTTTAGAAATTATGTAATTTACGATAAAAATTCAGATACTATTCCATGGGATGGAAATTAA
- a CDS encoding threonine/serine exporter family protein — translation MPFWLEIVINLVFAWLASVGFGLIINVPHRALVLCGISGSAGWILYWLANKIGVGRLGSNLLGALCVGILGLVFARIKKCPVTVFNIPGVVPLVPGVPAYQAVRAMVEGQLSDAEDLILRVAIVTIAIAMGFMLAQLIGEILFKTRKNRKNKKNLV, via the coding sequence ATGCCTTTTTGGTTAGAAATAGTAATTAATTTAGTATTTGCTTGGCTTGCCTCTGTAGGTTTTGGTCTAATTATTAATGTTCCACACCGTGCTTTAGTTTTATGTGGTATCAGTGGAAGTGCAGGTTGGATTTTATATTGGCTAGCGAATAAAATTGGCGTTGGTCGTTTAGGCTCTAATCTTCTAGGAGCACTTTGTGTCGGAATTTTAGGTTTGGTATTTGCTAGGATTAAGAAATGCCCTGTGACAGTTTTTAATATTCCTGGAGTTGTTCCACTTGTGCCCGGTGTGCCAGCTTATCAAGCAGTACGTGCGATGGTGGAGGGACAATTATCTGACGCCGAAGATTTAATCTTACGAGTAGCAATTGTAACAATTGCGATTGCGATGGGATTTATGCTGGCGCAGTTGATTGGAGAAATTCTTTTTAAGACGCGTAAGAATAGAAAAAATAAGAAAAATTTAGTATAA
- a CDS encoding DUF2187 domain-containing protein, producing MKKADVKIGQILAATSEEELKHPFQGKVEKIYENSALLAITSYDPEDESSVNELNNKMVINFKNLKKVKSPARGKTAATNDVKISKVEPDQKAKDAK from the coding sequence ATGAAAAAAGCTGACGTAAAAATTGGTCAAATTTTAGCTGCTACTTCTGAAGAAGAGCTTAAGCATCCTTTTCAAGGAAAAGTAGAAAAAATTTACGAAAATTCTGCTTTGCTAGCTATTACTTCATACGATCCAGAAGACGAATCTTCAGTTAATGAATTAAACAATAAAATGGTTATTAACTTTAAGAACTTAAAGAAAGTAAAATCGCCTGCACGCGGAAAGACTGCTGCAACAAACGATGTCAAAATTTCTAAAGTGGAACCTGACCAAAAAGCCAAAGACGCAAAATAA
- the mazE gene encoding type II toxin-antitoxin system PemI/MazE family antitoxin: MKISIHHIVTQKVGNSVGFSLPASFKVEVGTEYAIHQKSDGSLILIPKISNPYTSDAKFEDVPGPEREAWENLAMEELRHAED, from the coding sequence ATGAAAATATCTATTCATCATATTGTAACTCAAAAGGTCGGTAATTCAGTTGGCTTTTCACTTCCCGCTTCTTTTAAGGTTGAAGTGGGGACTGAGTATGCAATTCATCAAAAATCTGATGGAAGTTTGATCTTAATACCTAAAATTTCTAATCCTTATACCTCCGATGCTAAATTTGAAGATGTACCAGGACCAGAACGGGAAGCTTGGGAAAATTTGGCTATGGAGGAGTTGCGTCATGCCGAAGATTAA
- a CDS encoding guanylate kinase, whose product MQRIIIIAGPSGVGKTTVSKYLTEKYNIPRVVTHTTRPIRQGEIPGKSYYFESNESFKKLHFFEHVKYGEYQYGSSKEALEKAWKKNDLVSLIVETDGVQSYLDKLGKQVYFIYLTVSDFSVLKKRLLARGDKVSEIDKRLNSYEFKRDLHLSDELSKKAHVLNNDNWKKTVKELDKIVKKLENN is encoded by the coding sequence TTGCAAAGAATTATCATAATTGCTGGTCCAAGCGGTGTAGGAAAGACCACAGTCTCAAAATACTTAACAGAAAAATATAATATTCCTCGTGTAGTAACTCATACTACTAGGCCAATTAGACAGGGAGAAATTCCTGGCAAGTCATATTATTTTGAAAGTAATGAAAGCTTTAAGAAGTTGCACTTTTTTGAACATGTAAAGTATGGAGAATACCAATATGGTTCAAGCAAGGAAGCGTTAGAAAAGGCCTGGAAGAAGAATGATTTAGTCTCGTTAATCGTTGAAACAGATGGAGTTCAGTCTTATTTAGATAAATTGGGGAAGCAAGTATATTTTATTTATTTAACTGTTTCAGACTTTTCAGTTTTAAAGAAAAGATTACTAGCACGTGGAGACAAAGTAAGTGAAATTGATAAGAGATTAAATAGCTACGAATTTAAGCGTGATCTCCATTTGTCAGATGAACTATCTAAAAAAGCTCATGTATTGAATAACGATAACTGGAAAAAGACAGTCAAAGAGCTCGACAAAATCGTAAAAAAACTAGAAAATAATTAG
- a CDS encoding O-antigen ligase family protein, giving the protein MKKRLRIFLFWFILIQPFLDIYWLSRPPLLRFSIPTILRVLGVFIAIILFFSIKNNWQRFRKQWWIITYVAILILYSICHLISVRNFTGVDPTGFHYSPIVEILYLVRCCLPLIVIYITSYSDFKTKYFFRVIQGISGLYSLTIVFSNIFVFSLTSYHTGEAKRISANIFAWFRQSDYPFNALASKGIFYQANTLSAILFMLMPIMLYILYKEFNLLNIILVSAQALAMLMLGTKVGNFGLIISLVTFLIIFLIHTLILKNTKFSAKFLIALICILAASTAVFPYSPTLRRSSLESGVAKKRSNLGDKKKLDSELNAELKRYKGQKQEEYLKKFIKKNYWVYSLKHDLVLDHYSYQNDPYYWLEVMKSPANERLNYRQLEKDILSRVMKNDKNKLNKLFGISFSRENNIAPLERDFLAQYYSMGLLGTILLTGIYLVVLGYGIFYWLRDKKSRSFLNSSLLLSTGFILFAAFYAGNVLEYLSATLVMAFILGFLLQNIRYSRKSKDLADNLT; this is encoded by the coding sequence ATGAAAAAACGGCTTCGAATATTCTTATTTTGGTTCATTTTAATTCAGCCATTTTTGGACATTTATTGGTTATCTAGACCTCCACTTCTAAGATTCTCAATTCCTACTATTTTGAGAGTTTTAGGAGTTTTTATTGCAATTATTTTATTCTTTAGCATCAAAAATAATTGGCAAAGATTTAGAAAACAATGGTGGATTATTACTTATGTTGCAATTTTAATCCTATATTCAATTTGCCATTTAATTTCGGTTAGGAATTTTACTGGAGTAGATCCAACTGGCTTTCACTATTCACCAATAGTTGAAATTCTTTACCTAGTTCGCTGTTGTCTACCTCTAATAGTTATTTATATCACCTCATATAGTGATTTCAAGACTAAGTATTTCTTCAGAGTAATTCAAGGAATTTCTGGCCTATATTCTCTAACCATTGTGTTCTCAAATATATTCGTCTTTTCTTTAACCTCATACCATACCGGTGAAGCTAAACGAATTAGTGCTAATATTTTTGCTTGGTTTCGTCAGTCAGACTATCCTTTTAATGCGTTAGCTTCTAAAGGGATTTTCTATCAAGCTAATACCTTGTCGGCTATTTTGTTTATGCTGATGCCGATTATGCTATATATTCTCTACAAAGAGTTCAATCTCTTAAACATAATTTTAGTAAGTGCCCAAGCGTTAGCAATGCTAATGCTCGGAACAAAGGTAGGAAACTTTGGTTTAATTATTAGCTTAGTAACTTTCTTAATTATCTTCTTAATTCATACTTTAATTTTGAAAAATACTAAGTTCTCAGCTAAATTCTTGATTGCATTAATTTGCATTTTAGCAGCTTCTACTGCTGTTTTTCCTTATAGTCCGACACTTAGACGCTCTTCTCTTGAAAGTGGCGTAGCTAAGAAAAGAAGCAATCTTGGCGACAAAAAAAAGCTTGATTCTGAACTTAATGCAGAACTAAAAAGGTACAAAGGACAAAAGCAAGAAGAATACCTCAAAAAGTTCATCAAGAAAAATTACTGGGTCTATTCTTTAAAACATGATCTGGTTTTAGATCATTATTCTTATCAAAATGATCCTTACTATTGGCTTGAAGTTATGAAGAGTCCAGCAAATGAACGACTGAATTATCGACAGCTTGAAAAAGATATTCTAAGCCGCGTAATGAAAAACGACAAAAATAAACTAAATAAACTGTTTGGTATTTCTTTTAGCCGTGAAAATAATATTGCCCCACTTGAGCGAGACTTTTTAGCACAGTATTACTCAATGGGATTACTCGGAACTATTTTGCTAACAGGAATCTATTTAGTTGTCCTTGGTTATGGTATCTTTTATTGGTTACGGGATAAGAAGTCAAGAAGTTTTCTAAATTCTTCACTATTGCTATCAACTGGCTTTATTCTCTTTGCTGCTTTTTATGCAGGAAATGTACTTGAATATTTATCTGCAACCTTAGTAATGGCATTTATTTTAGGGTTCTTATTACAAAATATTCGCTATAGCCGAAAATCAAAAGATTTAGCAGACAATTTAACCTAA
- a CDS encoding LVIS_2131 family protein, which yields MTLGWNILGILAWLILVLYLIFIVQNIRKRHLMMIVKDRKRFEWKTTLLDILEVLVLLCGAIYMFSITLFYNPNLENKKVLSSRIDYQPLILTAGNKRSYYVTARSDNKKTPIQTYTFYSNGNRVTVKSNYATISDGKNPMSVQAAAIPYSAKQLSQADGRYQNAYVATYTATYKKNWYNGLRMHAGKTATRYYLIRVPDRTFVRELK from the coding sequence ATGACACTCGGATGGAATATTTTAGGTATTTTGGCCTGGTTAATACTTGTTCTATACTTAATTTTTATTGTACAAAATATTCGTAAACGTCACCTAATGATGATTGTAAAAGATCGTAAACGATTTGAATGGAAGACTACTTTATTAGATATTTTAGAAGTTCTAGTTCTTTTATGTGGTGCGATCTATATGTTTAGCATCACTTTGTTTTACAATCCTAATTTAGAAAATAAAAAAGTTTTGTCTAGTCGAATTGACTATCAGCCATTAATTTTAACTGCAGGTAATAAACGGTCATATTATGTTACTGCTAGATCTGACAATAAAAAGACTCCAATTCAGACCTATACTTTTTATAGTAATGGAAATAGAGTAACTGTTAAGAGTAACTATGCAACAATTTCTGATGGCAAAAATCCGATGTCAGTGCAAGCAGCAGCCATTCCGTATTCAGCTAAGCAATTAAGTCAAGCGGATGGACGCTACCAGAATGCATATGTAGCTACCTATACTGCAACTTACAAGAAAAATTGGTACAACGGTTTAAGAATGCATGCAGGGAAAACTGCGACTAGATACTACTTGATTAGAGTACCGGATCGTACTTTTGTGAGAGAATTGAAATAA
- a CDS encoding threonine/serine exporter family protein — protein MDKEHVSQDYVAEVLDTCLKAGRLMIEGGSETYRVEDTMMRIARNAGIAGARCFTTPTGIFMSLGEHSYTQVTQVKKRNINLELVDRVNELSREFAAKEISLKELQERLKQISISIPDFPIWLQIIGAAILSPTLMVLFMDDYDWIDFPAAAVIGGLSYAVYLAIKRYTNIRFLAEMVTAIFMGVITIMACKIFPKLVVDNILIGSLMTLVPGVAITNALRDLFGGDLLSGMARTTEAVLTAIALGGGIGIAIKLLWGVM, from the coding sequence ATGGATAAAGAGCATGTGAGCCAAGATTATGTTGCTGAAGTGCTGGATACCTGTTTAAAAGCGGGCAGATTAATGATCGAAGGCGGTAGCGAAACTTATCGTGTTGAAGATACGATGATGAGAATAGCACGCAATGCTGGCATTGCTGGTGCTAGATGTTTTACAACTCCAACCGGAATATTTATGAGTTTGGGTGAGCATTCTTATACCCAGGTAACGCAAGTTAAGAAAAGAAATATTAACTTGGAATTAGTAGATCGAGTTAATGAACTATCACGTGAATTTGCGGCTAAGGAAATAAGCTTAAAGGAATTGCAAGAGCGATTGAAACAGATTTCAATTTCGATTCCTGACTTTCCAATTTGGCTTCAAATTATCGGGGCTGCAATTTTAAGTCCGACTTTAATGGTTTTGTTTATGGATGACTATGACTGGATTGATTTTCCAGCAGCTGCTGTGATTGGTGGATTATCATATGCTGTATATTTAGCCATTAAACGCTATACTAACATTCGTTTTTTAGCCGAAATGGTGACTGCAATTTTTATGGGAGTAATTACGATTATGGCTTGCAAAATCTTCCCTAAACTTGTAGTTGATAATATCTTGATTGGGTCTTTAATGACTCTTGTGCCTGGCGTAGCAATAACTAACGCCTTGCGCGATCTTTTTGGCGGTGACTTACTATCTGGTATGGCAAGAACGACTGAAGCAGTTTTAACGGCTATCGCTTTAGGCGGCGGAATTGGTATTGCCATTAAGTTATTATGGGGTGTGATGTAA
- a CDS encoding ribonucleotide-diphosphate reductase subunit beta, translating to MNKKPYYKASNWNAVEDQVDRSAWARLNDIVYEPRRVPIHEDRDEFSRLPKNEQTMLLHSFGSLTLSSTLQMKVALSKIKQDAKNSEEAAVYNALQYLESINNKAYSHALAEFSNSKEQKEASEWASKNPYLQKKMKLFNTVYQSGNPIQKKAAHVFLSTGLYHSSFFGPLYLFGQHKLPRTAELIKYALRITTLNGIYTGIKFRRDFFTLSKEEQDKIHHWVYDLCDKLYDNELNHIKLLYQHTSLEDKVEHYIRYTLNKALMNLGQEPKYPENIEILDPILTTGLMESAMIEDFFFYTNAHPILKMREIKK from the coding sequence ATGAATAAAAAACCTTATTATAAAGCAAGTAACTGGAATGCTGTCGAAGATCAAGTAGATCGTTCTGCTTGGGCGAGATTAAATGATATTGTTTATGAACCTCGCCGTGTTCCAATTCACGAAGACCGCGATGAATTTTCACGCCTCCCTAAAAATGAACAAACTATGCTTTTGCACAGTTTTGGTTCTTTAACTCTTTCATCTACTCTCCAAATGAAAGTAGCACTCTCCAAAATCAAGCAGGATGCCAAAAATTCTGAAGAAGCTGCTGTATATAATGCATTGCAATATTTGGAGTCGATTAATAATAAAGCCTATAGTCATGCACTAGCAGAATTTTCTAATTCTAAAGAACAGAAAGAAGCATCTGAGTGGGCAAGTAAAAATCCTTATTTACAAAAGAAAATGAAACTGTTTAATACAGTTTATCAATCTGGAAATCCCATTCAGAAAAAAGCAGCTCATGTTTTTCTCTCAACTGGCCTTTATCATTCATCATTTTTTGGTCCACTTTATTTGTTTGGACAACATAAATTACCGCGAACTGCAGAATTAATAAAGTATGCTCTTCGCATAACCACATTAAATGGTATCTACACAGGAATTAAGTTCCGTCGGGACTTTTTTACATTATCTAAAGAAGAACAAGATAAGATCCATCACTGGGTATATGATTTGTGTGATAAATTATACGATAACGAACTCAATCATATAAAACTTCTATATCAGCATACCAGCCTAGAAGATAAAGTAGAGCATTACATTCGCTATACTTTAAACAAGGCACTAATGAACTTAGGTCAGGAACCAAAATATCCTGAAAATATCGAAATTCTAGATCCTATTCTTACAACAGGTCTAATGGAAAGTGCAATGATTGAAGATTTCTTCTTTTATACAAACGCACATCCCATTCTTAAAATGCGTGAAATAAAAAAATAA